CAACACAAACCTTCATGCAATCTCCTCCACCGCTACACGGGGCGGATGTCACGCCGTGTACCGGTACCTATCCCGCCGACTGGCCGCGAGCCGGTTTGCCAGCACCGGCCCACGCGTTCCGCCGAATGATACACAGCTGCCCCTCCAGCACCTTGTCGCTGCTCACGGCGCCTGAGTAGGGGTTTACCCAGGTCACGGAGATCGAATCGCGTCATTCGAGCCCATTGTCGCTCTCCGTAGTGGAGCGGCGACGGGCCCCTGGTGTTTCCGGCTCTTGACAGACAGATGACGGGGACAGACGCTGTGGGAGCGCTCCCAGGTTTACGGACGTCAATGAAAGGTCCCCCATGAGAAAAACCGTCGGCGGCTCCCTGGCCGCCGCCCTGGTTGCCGCCGCCACCGCGGTCGCCGTCGTCTCCCAGCCGATCTCCGCCACGGCTGCCGGCGTCGACCAGTACGCCTGGCGGAACGTCCGGATCGACGGCGGTGGCTTCGTCCCCGGCATCGTCTTCAACCCGGGAGAGCAGAACCTGATCTACGCCCGTACCGACATCGGCGGCGCGTACCGCTGGAACCAGACCGCTCAGAGCTGGACCCCGCTGCTCGACGAGGTGGGCCAGGACGACTGGGGTCACAACGGCGTGCTCAGCATCGCGCCGGACCCGGTCGACACCACCCGGGTCTACGCCGCGGTCGGCATGTACACGAACAGCTGGGACCCGAACAACGGGGCTGTCCTGCGCTCCACCGACAAGGGCACCACCTGGTCGAAGACCGATCTGCCGTTCAAGGTCGGCGGCAACATGCCGGGCCGGGGGATGGGCGAGCGGCTCGCCGTCGACCCGGCGAACCACAAGAACGTCTACTTCGCGGCCGAGGGTGGCAACGGTCTGTGGCGCAGCACGGACTACGGCGTCACCTGGGCCAAGGTGTCGAACTTCCCGAATGCCGGAAATTACGTGCAGGACCCGGCCGACACGAACGGCTACCTGAATCAGAACCAGGGTTTGACCTGGGTGACGTTCAGCGGGAAGCAGATCTACGTCGGTGTGGCCGACAAGGACAACCCGGTCTACCGCTCGCTCGACTCGGGGGCGACCTGGGAGCGGGTGGCGGGGCAGCCGACCGGATACATCGCCCACAAGGGCGTTATTTCCGGAAAATACCTCTTCATCGCGACCAGCGATACCGGCGGCCCGTACGACGGCGCGGCCGGACAGGTCTACCGGCTCGACACGACCACCGGCGGGTGGACGGACATCTCGCCCACCGCCGTCGCCGACCGATATTACGGATACTCCGGGCTGACGGTCGACACCCTGCACCCCGGCACCCTGATGGTGGCCACCCAGATCTCCTGGTGGCCGGACGCGATCTTCTTCCGCAGCACCGACTACGGCGCGACCTGGACCCGGGCCTGGGACTGGACCAGCTACCCCAGCCGCTCCAAGCGCTACACCCTGGACATCTCGGCGAACCCCTGGCTGGACTTCAACAGCACCGCCCAGGCGCCCGAGGAGAGCCCGAAGCTCGGCTGGATGAACGAGTCCCTGGCGATCGACCCGTTCGACTCGAACCGGATGCTCTACGGCACCGGCGCCACCCTGTACGGCACCACCGACCTGACCAAGTGGGACTCCGGCGGCACCATCACGATCAAGCCGGCCGCCAAGGGCATCGAGGAGACCGCGGTCCTCGACCTGGCCAGCCCGCCCAGCGGCGCCCCGCTGGTCAGCGCGCTCGGAGACATCGGCGGCTTCTACCACGCCGATCTGGACACCGTCCCGGCCAACTTCCACGACACCCCGAGCCTGGGCAGCAACACCAGCCTGGACTTCGCCGAGCTGAGCCCGAGCTTCTTCGTCCGGGTCGGCAACGCCGACGCCGCCCCGCACATCGGCATCTCCAGCGACGGCGGGAAGAACTGGTACCAGGGCCAGGAACCGTCCGGCGTCACCGGCGGCGGCACCGTCGCGGTCGGCGCGGACGCCACCTCCGTGGTCTGGTCGCCGGCCGGCGCCGGCGTCCACTACTCGACCACGCGGGGGAGCAGCTGGACCGCGTCGACCGGGCTGCCCGCCGGGGCGATCGTGGAATCCGACAGGGTCAACCCCAAGACCTTCTATGCGTACGCGAATGGCGTCTTTTACACGAGCACCGACGGGGGAGCGACCTTCGCGGCGCAGTCTCTCGCCCTGCCGACGACCGGGCGCCTGCACCTGAAGGCGGTGCCGGGCATCGCGGGTTCGGTATGGGTGGCCGCGAGCACCGGGCTGTTCCGCTCCACCGATTCCGGCAAGACGTTCACCAAGCTCGCCGCGGTCGGTGAGGGCATCAACGTCGCCTTCGGCAAGGCCGCGCCCGGTGCTTCTCACCCGGCGGTCTTCGTGGTCGGGACGGTCGACGGTGTCGACGGGGTCTATCGGTCCGATGACACCGGCACGACCTTTGTCCGGATCAATGACGACAAACATCAGTACGGCAACATGGGTGACGCGCTCGCCGGCGATCCGCGGATCTGGGGTCGTGTCTATCTGGGCACCAACGGCCGGGGCATCCTCTACGCCGACCGGACCGGCCCGGTGCCGTCAGTGTCGTCCTCGTCCTCGTCCCCGTCGCCGTCGAGCCCGTCCCCGTCGAGCCCGTCGCCGTCCGCCTCCTCCAGCTCACCGGCTCCCACCGGCGGCTGCACGGCGACCTACAAGGTCACCGGCTCCTGGACCGGCGGCTTCCAGGGTGAGGTCACGGTGACCAACACCGGCAGCACCGCCACCACCGGCTGGACCGTCAAGTGGGCCTACACCGCCGGTCAGACCGTCACGCAGGGCTGGGGCGGCACCGCCACCCAGTCCGGCACGGCGGTGACCGTCACCAACGCGTCGTACAACGGCGCGATCGCGTCCGGGGCCTCCGCCACGTTCGGGTTCCTCGGCAGCACCACCGGCACCACCAATCCCGTCCCGTCTCCCGTCTCCTGCTCCCGCGTCCCCTAGGAGGACACCCCCGTGAGACAGTCCCATCAGCGTTTCCGACGCAGGACCGCCGTCCTCGGCGTCGCCGTTCTCGGCGCCGGCGCGGCCTTCGTGGCCGGCGGACCACCCGCCTACGCCGCGGCCGGTTGCTCGGTCGTCTACAAGGTGCAGAGCCAGTGGCCCGGTGGCTTCACCGGCGACATCGCCATCACCAACTCCGGTGACCCGCTGACGTCCTGGAAGCTCGAGTACGACTTCCCGGACGCGTCCCAGAAGGTCACCCAGGGCTGGAGCGGCGTCTACGCCCAGAGCGGTCAGCACGTCACCGTGACCAACGCGTCGTGGAACGGCTCGATCGGCACCGGCGCGACGCTGAGCACCGGCTTCAACGGCACGTTCGGCTCCGCCAACCCGGTGCCGGCCGCGTTCACGCTGAACGGGGTGGCCTGCAACGGCGCGACGGCCGCGCCGACCGTGGCGATCAGCAGCCCGGCGGCGAACACCCGGTACACCGGGCCGGCGTCGATCCCGATCGCGGCCACCGCCACCGCGGCGAGCGGGCGGAGCGTGGCGAAGGTCGAGTTCTACCACGACGGCCTGCTGCTCGGCACCGACACGGCCGCGCCGTACGCGTACACCTGGAGCGGGGTGCCGGCCCAGACGGCGGCCTACCACCTGCAGGCCATCGCGTACGACAACGCCGGCACCAAGAGCAGCACCGCCGACGTCCCGGTCTTCGTGGACGCCGCGACCACCCCGTCGATCGTCGCCGACGCCACCTCGGCGACCCTGGAGCCGGGCGCCAGCGGCTCGTTCAAGCTGGCGCTGAGCGCCGCGCCCACCGCGAACGTCACGGTGGCGGTGGCCCGCAGCACCGGCAGCACGAGCGTCACGGCCACCCCGGCCACGCTCACCTTCACCCCGTCGAACTGGAACACCGGCCAGGCCGTGACGGTCGCGGCGGCCAGCTCGGCGGCGGTCGGGGACACCGCCACCATCACGGCGACGGCCAGCGGGTACACCGCGGCCAGCGTCGCGGTGAGCGTGGTCAAGGCGGGCGCCGTGGACGCCCGGTTCACCCAGATGTACAACGACATCAAGAACCCGTCGAACGGGTACTTCAGCCCGGAGGGCGTGCCCTACCACTCGATCGAGACGCTGATCGACGAGGCGCCCGACCAGGGGCACGAGACCACCAGCGAGGCGTTCAGCTACTGGCTGTGGCTGGAGGCCGAGCACGGCCAGGTCTCCGGGGACTGGGCGCCGTTCAACAGCGCCTGGTCGACGATGGAGAAGTACATCATCCCGTCGCACGCCGACCAGCCGACCAACGCCAACTACAACGCGTCGAAGCCGGCCACCTACGCGGCCGAGCACCCGTTGCCGTCGCAGTACCCGTCGCAGCTGGACAGCAGCGTGTCGGTCGGCACCGACCCGCTGGCCGCCGAGCTGAAGAGCACCTACAACACCGACGACATCTACGGCACGCACTGGCTGATGGACGTGGACAACGTCTACGGCTTCGGCCACTGCGGTGACGGCACCAGCCGGGTCACGTACATCAACACGTTCCAGCGCGGCCCGCAGGAGTCGACCTTCGAGACCGTGCCGCAGCCGTCCTGCGACACGTTCAAGTTCGGCGGCCCGAACGGCTACCTGGACCTGTTCACCAAGGACTCGTCGTACGCCAAGCAGTGGAAGTACACCAACGCCCCGGACGCCGACGCCCGGTCGATCCAGGTCGCCTACTGGGCCAACCAGTGGGCCACCGCCCAGGGCAAGCAGTCGCAGATCTCCGGCACCGTGGCGAACGCCGCCAAGATGGGCGACTACCTGCGGTACGCGTTCTACGACAAGTACTTCAAGCAGCCCGGCTGCACCTCCACCTCGTGCGCGCCGGGCACCGGCAAGAACAGCTCCAGCAACCTGCTGTCCTGGTACTACGCCTGGGGCGGCGCCTACGACACGTCGGCCGGCTGGGCCTGGCGGATCGGTTCCAGCACCAGCCACTTCGGCTACCAGAACCCGATGGCGGCGTACGCGCTGTCCAGCACCACGGCGCTGACCCCGAAGTCGGCCACCGGCAAGGCCGACTGGCAGGCCAGCCTGAGCCGGCAGCTGGAGTTCTACCAGTGGCTGCAGTCCAGCGAGGGCGCCATCGCCGGTGGCGCGACGAACAGCTGGGACGGCAGCTACTCGGCGCCGCCGGCCGGCACGCCGACCTTCTACGGGATGTCGTACATCGAGGCCCCGGTCTACGCCGACCCGCCGTCCAACCAGTGGTTCGGGATGCAGACCTGGTCGCTGGAGCGGCTCGCCGAGTACTACTACGCGACCGGTGACACCAAGGCCAAGACCGTCCTGGACAAGTGGGTGCCCTGGGCGCTGGCGAACTCCACCATCACCGCCACCAGCTTCGAGATCCCGTCCGACCTGGCCTGGTCCGGCGCGCCGGCCACCTGGAACGCCGCCAGCCCGGCGGCCAACACCAACCTGCACGTCACGGTGAAGAGCAAGGGCACCGACCTGGGCGTGGCGGGCTCGTACGCCAAGCTGCTGACCTACTACGCCGCCAAGTCGGGCAACGCGGCCGCCAAGACGGCGGCCAAGAACCTGCTCTCCGCCATCTGGACGCACAAGGACGCGAAGGGTGTCTCGGTCACCGAGACGCGCGCCGACTACAACCGGATGGACGACACCTACAACGCCACCACCGGCCAGGGGATCTACATCCCGAACGGCTGGAGCGGCAAGATGCCGAACGGTGACGTGATCAAGCCCGGGGTGTCGTTCCTCGACATCCGCTCCTTCTACAAGAACGACCCGGACTTCCCGAAGGTCCAGGCGTACCTGAACGGCGGAGCCGCACCCACCTTCAACTACCACCGGTTCTGGGCCCAGGTCGACGTCGCCACCGGCTACGCCGACTTCGCCCGACTGTTCCCGGAGGGGTGATCGCATGAAATTCGCCCGTCTGGCCGTGGCGGCGCTCGTCGCCGCCGCGGCCGGGGCCCTGGTCCTCCCGGCTGCGGCCGAGGCGCACGGGGCCATCCAAGTACCCGGTAGCCGGACCTGGTTCTGCTACCAGGACGGTCGCAACCCGACCACCGGCGCGATCGAGCCGAAGAACGCGGCCTGCGCCGCGGCGGTCGCGCAGAGCGGTGTCACGTCGCTGTACAACTGGTTCGCCGTGCTCCGCTCGGACGGGGCGGGCCGGGTCAACGGCTTCATCCCGGACGGTCAGCTGTGCAGCGGCGGGACCGGCGGCCCGTACAACTTCACCGGGTTCAACCTGGCCCGGACCGACTGGCCGGCCACCCACCTGACGGCCGGCGCGACGATGGAGTTCCAGTACAACGACTGGGCCAAGCACCCGGGCACCTTCTCGCTCTACATCACCAAGGACGGTTACGACCCGACCAAGCCGCTCGCCTGGGGTGACCTGGAGCCGACGCCGTTCGACCAGGTGACCAACCCGCCGGCGAACGGCGGGCCGGGCACCGACGACGGGCACTACTACTGGACCGGGAAACTGCCGTCGAACAAGACCGGCAAGCATCTGATCTACTCGGTCTGGTCCCGCTCGGACAGCACGGAGACCTTCTACGGCTGTTCCGACGTGGTGTTCGACGGCGGGCACGGTGAGGTGACCGGGATCGGCACCACGCCGAGCACCTCGCCCAGCCCGTCCTCGCCCAGTCCGTCGGCGCCGAGCCCGTCGGCCTCGACGCCGGGCAGCGGCACCGGTGGCGGCTGCACCGCGATGTACAACGTCGTCTCCTCCTGGAGCGGCGGCTTCCAGGGCCAGGTGATGGTCCACGCCGGCACCACCGCGGTGAACGGCTGGAAGGTCGGCTGGACCTGGCCGGGCAGCCAGACCCTGGCATCGGTGTGGAGCGGTAAGGCCACCGCGAGCGGCTCACTGGTCACGGTGAGCAACGAGACCTGGAACGGTACGATCGCCGCCGGCGACTACACCACGTTCGGGTTCCTCGGCTCCGGCACCGCGCCCGCGACGGTGCAGAACCTGTCCTGCACGACCGGGTGATGCGACGATCCG
Above is a genomic segment from Actinoplanes ianthinogenes containing:
- a CDS encoding cellulose binding domain-containing protein, giving the protein MRKTVGGSLAAALVAAATAVAVVSQPISATAAGVDQYAWRNVRIDGGGFVPGIVFNPGEQNLIYARTDIGGAYRWNQTAQSWTPLLDEVGQDDWGHNGVLSIAPDPVDTTRVYAAVGMYTNSWDPNNGAVLRSTDKGTTWSKTDLPFKVGGNMPGRGMGERLAVDPANHKNVYFAAEGGNGLWRSTDYGVTWAKVSNFPNAGNYVQDPADTNGYLNQNQGLTWVTFSGKQIYVGVADKDNPVYRSLDSGATWERVAGQPTGYIAHKGVISGKYLFIATSDTGGPYDGAAGQVYRLDTTTGGWTDISPTAVADRYYGYSGLTVDTLHPGTLMVATQISWWPDAIFFRSTDYGATWTRAWDWTSYPSRSKRYTLDISANPWLDFNSTAQAPEESPKLGWMNESLAIDPFDSNRMLYGTGATLYGTTDLTKWDSGGTITIKPAAKGIEETAVLDLASPPSGAPLVSALGDIGGFYHADLDTVPANFHDTPSLGSNTSLDFAELSPSFFVRVGNADAAPHIGISSDGGKNWYQGQEPSGVTGGGTVAVGADATSVVWSPAGAGVHYSTTRGSSWTASTGLPAGAIVESDRVNPKTFYAYANGVFYTSTDGGATFAAQSLALPTTGRLHLKAVPGIAGSVWVAASTGLFRSTDSGKTFTKLAAVGEGINVAFGKAAPGASHPAVFVVGTVDGVDGVYRSDDTGTTFVRINDDKHQYGNMGDALAGDPRIWGRVYLGTNGRGILYADRTGPVPSVSSSSSSPSPSSPSPSSPSPSASSSSPAPTGGCTATYKVTGSWTGGFQGEVTVTNTGSTATTGWTVKWAYTAGQTVTQGWGGTATQSGTAVTVTNASYNGAIASGASATFGFLGSTTGTTNPVPSPVSCSRVP
- a CDS encoding glycoside hydrolase family 48 protein, which produces MRQSHQRFRRRTAVLGVAVLGAGAAFVAGGPPAYAAAGCSVVYKVQSQWPGGFTGDIAITNSGDPLTSWKLEYDFPDASQKVTQGWSGVYAQSGQHVTVTNASWNGSIGTGATLSTGFNGTFGSANPVPAAFTLNGVACNGATAAPTVAISSPAANTRYTGPASIPIAATATAASGRSVAKVEFYHDGLLLGTDTAAPYAYTWSGVPAQTAAYHLQAIAYDNAGTKSSTADVPVFVDAATTPSIVADATSATLEPGASGSFKLALSAAPTANVTVAVARSTGSTSVTATPATLTFTPSNWNTGQAVTVAAASSAAVGDTATITATASGYTAASVAVSVVKAGAVDARFTQMYNDIKNPSNGYFSPEGVPYHSIETLIDEAPDQGHETTSEAFSYWLWLEAEHGQVSGDWAPFNSAWSTMEKYIIPSHADQPTNANYNASKPATYAAEHPLPSQYPSQLDSSVSVGTDPLAAELKSTYNTDDIYGTHWLMDVDNVYGFGHCGDGTSRVTYINTFQRGPQESTFETVPQPSCDTFKFGGPNGYLDLFTKDSSYAKQWKYTNAPDADARSIQVAYWANQWATAQGKQSQISGTVANAAKMGDYLRYAFYDKYFKQPGCTSTSCAPGTGKNSSSNLLSWYYAWGGAYDTSAGWAWRIGSSTSHFGYQNPMAAYALSSTTALTPKSATGKADWQASLSRQLEFYQWLQSSEGAIAGGATNSWDGSYSAPPAGTPTFYGMSYIEAPVYADPPSNQWFGMQTWSLERLAEYYYATGDTKAKTVLDKWVPWALANSTITATSFEIPSDLAWSGAPATWNAASPAANTNLHVTVKSKGTDLGVAGSYAKLLTYYAAKSGNAAAKTAAKNLLSAIWTHKDAKGVSVTETRADYNRMDDTYNATTGQGIYIPNGWSGKMPNGDVIKPGVSFLDIRSFYKNDPDFPKVQAYLNGGAAPTFNYHRFWAQVDVATGYADFARLFPEG
- a CDS encoding lytic polysaccharide monooxygenase auxiliary activity family 9 protein, with product MKFARLAVAALVAAAAGALVLPAAAEAHGAIQVPGSRTWFCYQDGRNPTTGAIEPKNAACAAAVAQSGVTSLYNWFAVLRSDGAGRVNGFIPDGQLCSGGTGGPYNFTGFNLARTDWPATHLTAGATMEFQYNDWAKHPGTFSLYITKDGYDPTKPLAWGDLEPTPFDQVTNPPANGGPGTDDGHYYWTGKLPSNKTGKHLIYSVWSRSDSTETFYGCSDVVFDGGHGEVTGIGTTPSTSPSPSSPSPSAPSPSASTPGSGTGGGCTAMYNVVSSWSGGFQGQVMVHAGTTAVNGWKVGWTWPGSQTLASVWSGKATASGSLVTVSNETWNGTIAAGDYTTFGFLGSGTAPATVQNLSCTTG